Part of the Mycoplasmopsis columboralis genome, TCATCCACTGAAATTAGTTGTTTTTCTAATGTATCTCTTCTAATTAAAGTTACTAAATTGTTTTCTAAGTCTCTAGGACCTACTTCGATTCTTAAAGGAACTCCTTGAATTTCACTATTTGAGGCTTTATAACCAGGAGTTTTATCACTACGATCAACTCTAACACGGAATTTTCTACTTAATGTCGCTTCCAATTCATCAACAACTTTTTTAACTTGAGGATTCTTATCGGCAAAAAGTTCAAGAATATCAATTTGAACAGGTGCAACTTTTGGAGGAATAATGATTCCACGGTTATCACCGTGTGTCATAATAATTGCACCAATTAAACGAGTGGTAATTCCTCAAGAAGTACCGTACACATATTCTTTTTCGTTGTTTTTGTTTTTAAATTCAATTTGGTAAGGTTTAGAGAAATTTTGAGCCAAATAATGGCTTGTTCCTGCTTGGAGTGCTTTTCCATCTTTCATCATGGCTTCAATTGTGTAAGTTGAACACGCTCCAGCAAATTTTTCATGTGGAGTTTTTTTCCCGACCACTACCGGAATAGCTAAATAATTCTTCAAAAATTTGGCATAAGTGCTAATCATTGTTCGAGTAAGTTTTCTGGCTTCGATTGCATTCGAATGACAAGTATGACCTTCTTGTCAAAGGAATTCTCTACTTCTTAAAAATGGGTTTGTGGTTTTTTCTCATCTTAAAACATTAGCTCATTGATTGTAAATAATAGGTAAATCATTGTACGAATCAATTGATTGTTTGAAAAGTTCAGCGAAAAGAACTTCAGAAGTTGGACGAATAAATAATTTTTCACTTAATTCTTTGTTTCCAACGTGAGTTACAGTAGCTAATTCAGGATTGAATCCTTCTAAATGCTCTTTTTCAATTTTGAATAATGATTCAGGTATAAGTAAAGGTAAATAAACGTTTTGCACACCTTTTTCTTTAAGAATTTTATTAAAGTGTTGTTGAATTAACTCTCAAATACCATATGAATTTGGTAAGTAAATAATGCTTCCTTTGGTTGAACCATATTTAATTAAATTTCCGTTTTTAACAACATCAGTATATCATTTGGCAAAATCTTGTTCTAAAGGAGTAATTTTGTCTAATTTTTTCATAGTTTTTTTATTATATAAAAAAACATTTAAATACTGCTTTAAAAGCATAAAAAAATCACCCTAAGGTGATATGGCTGCCCCAGTTAGATTCGAACTAACGCGTGACGGAACCAAAACCCGCTGCCTTACCGCTTGGCTATGGGGCAAAATGGTGGGGGGAGAGGGATTCGAACCCCCGAATCCTAAGAAAGTGGGTTACAGCCACCCGCATTTGGCCGCTTTGCTATCCCCCCGTTTGCTTAATTGCTTAATTATTATATAACAAAGATTTTAAAATCAAAAACTTTTTTTAAATTTTCATAAAAAAATCAAAGGCTAGGCCTTTGACATTAAATTAATACTTCTCTTTTAAAAACATAAGCATTTAATGCTTTCACCACTTCACTATAAGCAATTAATCCGAATCCAAATACTACTGGAATAATTCAAAGGAAATGATTTTTAGCATAAGTACTAATAGCTACGTTTTTAAATATTTCAGCAAATCCTGGAATATATGCAGAAGTAAGTACACACACAAGTGAAAATACACATGCTACATACACTAAGTAAAATACTCTTGGAGAGCATTTAAAAATGCTATTTGAACTCATTAAGTTCATTGAGTTTAATGAAGCACCAATACCTAGAGTCACAAAACATGCACTTGCTGTGACTTTAACAAATTCTTCACCAACAATGTTGTTTGCTTGAGCGATTGACCCTACAATTCCATATGCAAGTAAAGCCAATAGAGAAAGAACTAGTGAGTGAACAAGTAACTTTTTACCCATCCCGTCAGCAAAAACGCTATCGCGCTTATTAATTGGCTTTTCTTTCATGACATCAATTCCGCTAGGAGTCATTCCTAAAGCAATTG contains:
- the proS gene encoding proline--tRNA ligase, whose protein sequence is MKKLDKITPLEQDFAKWYTDVVKNGNLIKYGSTKGSIIYLPNSYGIWELIQQHFNKILKEKGVQNVYLPLLIPESLFKIEKEHLEGFNPELATVTHVGNKELSEKLFIRPTSEVLFAELFKQSIDSYNDLPIIYNQWANVLRWEKTTNPFLRSREFLWQEGHTCHSNAIEARKLTRTMISTYAKFLKNYLAIPVVVGKKTPHEKFAGACSTYTIEAMMKDGKALQAGTSHYLAQNFSKPYQIEFKNKNNEKEYVYGTSWGITTRLIGAIIMTHGDNRGIIIPPKVAPVQIDILELFADKNPQVKKVVDELEATLSRKFRVRVDRSDKTPGYKASNSEIQGVPLRIEVGPRDLENNLVTLIRRDTLEKQLISVDEIKNIVGKTLDLIHDNLYEQAKIRLDNNTVFVDNYEDFKKHIADQRFVIAPFCCADEAEVQIKEETGASTRCIPKEFDKPSQEKNCIFNACRAKTNRYVLFAKAY